The proteins below come from a single Rhodohalobacter sp. SW132 genomic window:
- the purM gene encoding phosphoribosylformylglycinamidine cyclo-ligase — MNKKQFTYKDSGVDVEAGEELVNSIKDVVKETHNVSVLSNIGGFGALFQPDFSSMKEPVLVSSVDGVGTKLIVAFKSGKYNTVGQDLVNHCVNDIAVCGATPLFFLDYFSTGSLEKEVGFQVISGFAKACRENGVALIGGETAEMPDIYQKGEFDLAGTIVGAVDKSKLITGNKIQKGDLVLGFKSSGLHTNGYSLARNVLFSEFELDDSPDEIEGTISEELLSIHKSYLPLISGLKKIEGVNGFSHITGGGLISNTNRVLPEGLELNISWDSWERPGIFKLIKKTGNVPEDDMRRTFNLGIGLVSIINPEVKDQVIEAAERVNETVIEIGEVE, encoded by the coding sequence TTGAACAAAAAACAATTTACATATAAAGATTCCGGAGTAGATGTTGAAGCCGGAGAAGAGCTTGTTAATTCGATTAAAGATGTTGTTAAGGAAACACACAATGTTTCTGTTTTAAGTAATATAGGTGGTTTTGGAGCTTTGTTTCAGCCCGATTTTTCATCCATGAAAGAACCTGTACTGGTAAGCAGTGTGGATGGTGTTGGAACTAAATTGATCGTCGCTTTCAAATCAGGTAAATATAACACGGTAGGGCAGGATTTAGTGAATCACTGTGTAAACGATATTGCCGTTTGCGGTGCCACTCCCCTTTTCTTTCTGGATTATTTTTCGACCGGATCTCTTGAAAAAGAAGTTGGGTTCCAGGTGATCAGCGGTTTCGCAAAAGCGTGCAGGGAAAATGGAGTGGCTCTGATTGGTGGTGAGACAGCCGAGATGCCCGATATTTATCAAAAAGGAGAATTTGACCTGGCCGGAACAATTGTTGGGGCGGTAGATAAATCAAAACTGATCACCGGAAATAAAATCCAAAAAGGTGACCTTGTTCTTGGTTTCAAAAGCAGCGGACTGCACACCAACGGATATTCCCTGGCACGAAATGTACTTTTCAGTGAATTTGAACTGGATGATTCACCTGATGAAATTGAAGGAACCATTAGTGAAGAGCTTTTAAGTATTCACAAATCATACCTGCCGTTAATCTCTGGATTGAAGAAGATTGAAGGTGTAAACGGCTTTTCACACATTACCGGTGGTGGTTTGATTAGCAATACGAATCGTGTGCTGCCTGAAGGCCTCGAGCTGAATATCAGCTGGGATAGCTGGGAGCGGCCTGGAATTTTTAAGCTGATTAAAAAAACCGGAAATGTACCGGAAGATGATATGAGACGAACATTTAACCTTGGGATCGGCCTTGTTTCGATTATCAATCCGGAAGTTAAAGACCAGGTCATTGAAGCCGCAGAACGCGTAAACGAAACCGTAATTGAGATTGGAGAAGTAGAATAA
- a CDS encoding App1 family protein, which produces MKRSEFLYLTGAFAFTAGCSTLAAPITRFGPDSRITFYNAHGHQNGNGEWEIPMRIYAYDRRNSVERLTTRMARGRYNLTPEEADRFRNRIRGLVADSESRQTVSFVFDNDPENEEFFLQNESGNRARTDANGIAEGKISLSSERAEQLMNLQRSDKGWLSFTAASGHRGSGRAQLIEPEGLSIISDIDDTIKVTEIPAGSRIVVRNTFFKAYTDAPGMQNMYQQWADTAAFHYVSGSPWQLYNSLSNFLIEETGFPEGTFHMKTVRKNLLNLNSWRDLRELATNELITYEQKISQIDHLMNTYPNRRYIFIGDSGEMDPEVYSTIREDHAEKIQEIVIRDVINARELQPERLEGMRVINARTVTPGVSQFG; this is translated from the coding sequence TTGAAACGATCTGAGTTTTTATATCTGACCGGTGCTTTTGCATTCACAGCAGGATGCTCTACCCTTGCTGCACCCATCACACGATTTGGTCCAGACTCAAGGATTACCTTCTACAATGCTCACGGTCACCAGAATGGAAATGGTGAGTGGGAAATACCGATGCGCATTTACGCTTATGATCGAAGAAATAGCGTCGAAAGGCTGACTACCCGGATGGCCCGGGGCCGCTATAATCTAACTCCGGAAGAGGCAGACCGTTTTAGAAACAGAATCAGAGGGCTGGTTGCCGACAGTGAATCGCGACAAACAGTTTCGTTTGTGTTTGATAACGATCCCGAAAATGAGGAGTTCTTTCTGCAGAACGAAAGTGGAAACCGTGCCCGAACAGATGCAAATGGAATTGCTGAGGGAAAAATATCACTAAGTAGCGAACGAGCCGAACAGCTGATGAATCTTCAGCGTTCTGATAAAGGTTGGCTCAGTTTTACTGCTGCATCCGGTCACAGGGGAAGCGGCCGGGCCCAGCTTATTGAACCGGAAGGGCTATCCATAATATCAGATATAGATGACACTATTAAAGTTACAGAGATTCCTGCCGGTTCAAGAATTGTGGTGAGAAATACATTCTTTAAAGCGTATACAGATGCACCCGGTATGCAAAATATGTATCAGCAATGGGCTGATACCGCAGCTTTTCATTACGTGTCAGGTTCACCCTGGCAGCTTTATAATTCTCTGAGCAATTTTTTAATTGAGGAAACCGGGTTTCCTGAAGGAACTTTTCACATGAAAACAGTTCGGAAAAATCTACTGAATCTGAATTCCTGGAGAGATTTAAGAGAGTTGGCTACAAACGAGCTGATTACATACGAGCAGAAAATCTCGCAGATTGATCACCTGATGAATACCTATCCCAACCGCCGATATATTTTCATTGGAGATTCAGGAGAAATGGATCCGGAAGTGTATTCCACTATCCGGGAAGATCACGCCGAAAAGATACAGGAAATTGTCATACGAGATGTTATTAATGCAAGAGAACTACAGCCTGAACGACTGGAGGGAATGCGGGTGATAAATGCACGAACGGTTACTCCCGGGGTGTCGCAGTTTGGTTAG
- a CDS encoding serine hydrolase: MLKFIVLPFILFLVSPVHVLNSGLQEKLQQIDDEFSGDVGVYIKNLEDGQIVNHNGDQRWYLASTTKIPVAIAILKKVEDGELSLDDELTLQDSDKVDGAGDMHWQDAGSVYTIRTLLEKMMKDSDSTATDMLIRYIGEEELNQFIQDELVSEGIERITTILQVRYEAYGELHENAENLTNLDIIRLRGISNMSERLDELVRIMDVDRDELNAENIVDAFYKYYDGGLNSGTMEAMSVMLERLVEGEYLNEENTDLLIEIMEVIATGDHRIKAGLPEGIRFAQKTGTLIGRACNVGVIYPQQDQKPIVVSVCAKDYNQLSDAENAFQRIGMVISENWL, translated from the coding sequence ATGTTAAAATTTATAGTACTTCCTTTCATACTATTTTTAGTTTCACCCGTCCATGTTTTAAACTCCGGGCTTCAGGAAAAACTTCAACAAATTGATGATGAGTTTTCAGGTGATGTCGGCGTTTACATAAAAAATCTGGAAGATGGGCAAATTGTTAATCATAACGGCGATCAGCGCTGGTACCTGGCTTCAACCACAAAAATACCTGTAGCGATTGCAATCCTAAAAAAAGTGGAAGATGGAGAATTATCCCTGGATGATGAATTAACATTGCAGGATTCAGATAAGGTAGATGGAGCTGGTGATATGCACTGGCAGGATGCAGGTTCTGTTTATACTATAAGAACACTTCTCGAGAAAATGATGAAGGATAGCGACAGTACCGCTACAGATATGCTTATTCGGTATATTGGGGAGGAGGAACTGAATCAGTTTATTCAGGATGAATTGGTTAGTGAAGGGATAGAAAGAATAACAACCATATTACAAGTACGGTACGAAGCCTATGGTGAATTGCACGAAAATGCTGAAAATCTTACTAACCTCGATATTATCCGTCTTCGTGGCATATCAAACATGTCTGAAAGACTCGATGAATTAGTACGAATAATGGACGTCGACAGAGATGAACTGAATGCAGAAAATATTGTAGATGCTTTCTATAAATATTATGATGGCGGCCTAAATTCAGGCACTATGGAAGCCATGAGCGTAATGCTTGAACGCCTGGTTGAGGGAGAGTATTTGAACGAAGAAAATACTGATCTGCTGATTGAAATTATGGAAGTAATTGCCACCGGGGATCACCGAATCAAGGCGGGACTGCCAGAAGGTATCAGGTTTGCTCAGAAAACCGGGACTCTTATTGGCCGTGCATGTAATGTTGGTGTTATCTATCCTCAACAGGATCAAAAACCGATTGTTGTCTCGGTTTGTGCTAAAGATTATAATCAGCTAAGTGATGCCGAAAATGCCTTTCAAAGAATAGGTATGGTTATTTCAGAAAATTGGTTATAG
- a CDS encoding DUF418 domain-containing protein gives MNKKSSFNPVGSNERIHVLDALRGFAIFGIFMINARVFSGYAYMLGDEKNELLLADWNPVFDIFHTVFFSGKFYTLFSLMFGIGFAIQFIRASSADQSFNRHFSRRLFILLIIGVIHLWGIWFSDILVLYALCGYVLIFFQSFSNRALLWAGFLTLCIPGLYIWYLNTNDGGYVNHIYEYLNQQWNSLDLPHSNENNYFQMRDVVEIIQSSSWSTVLTFNYIGPLLRGYIYALDARFFNVLGVFIIGLWTGRQLMLHKLHENRSLLIKIAVTGFIFGLILNIGFVMDAPAGLDNATFQLIKEMLEPIGYLFLTAGYVAAFMLLYLTRFRQVLTKLFNSVGKTALTNYILQSFIGIFLFYGIGLGLGEYLGSAYLTLAVFVVFVFQILISSLWLMKFKYGPLEWIWRVLTYGRLLSNKKKREL, from the coding sequence ATGAATAAAAAATCATCATTCAATCCTGTTGGAAGCAATGAACGCATACACGTGCTGGATGCTTTGCGAGGGTTTGCTATTTTCGGAATTTTCATGATCAATGCCCGTGTATTCAGCGGTTATGCGTATATGCTTGGTGATGAAAAAAATGAACTGCTGCTGGCTGACTGGAATCCAGTTTTTGATATTTTTCATACCGTATTCTTCAGTGGTAAATTCTACACACTTTTTTCACTGATGTTTGGGATCGGTTTCGCCATTCAATTTATTCGGGCATCTTCTGCTGATCAGTCTTTTAACCGCCATTTCAGCCGCCGTCTATTTATTTTATTGATTATTGGTGTCATCCATTTATGGGGGATATGGTTTAGTGATATATTGGTTCTATATGCACTTTGTGGCTATGTTTTGATTTTTTTCCAGAGTTTTTCCAATCGTGCATTGCTTTGGGCCGGCTTCCTTACACTTTGTATTCCGGGATTATATATCTGGTACCTGAATACAAATGATGGTGGGTATGTGAATCATATTTATGAATATTTAAATCAACAATGGAATTCACTTGATTTACCCCACTCAAATGAAAACAATTATTTTCAGATGAGAGATGTGGTGGAGATTATTCAAAGCTCTTCATGGAGTACAGTTTTGACCTTCAACTATATTGGCCCGCTGCTTCGTGGTTATATTTACGCCCTGGATGCTCGTTTTTTTAATGTATTAGGAGTATTCATTATAGGTCTGTGGACCGGCAGACAGCTTATGCTCCATAAGTTACACGAGAATCGGTCACTTTTAATTAAAATTGCAGTAACAGGTTTTATATTTGGCTTAATTTTAAATATTGGTTTTGTGATGGATGCTCCGGCAGGTTTAGATAATGCCACGTTTCAGCTTATCAAAGAAATGCTGGAGCCTATCGGATACCTTTTTCTTACAGCCGGTTATGTTGCAGCTTTTATGCTCCTTTATCTTACACGTTTCAGGCAGGTGCTTACTAAACTTTTTAACTCGGTAGGCAAAACAGCACTTACCAATTATATACTCCAGTCATTCATAGGAATATTTCTTTTTTACGGTATTGGATTAGGATTGGGCGAGTATTTAGGCTCTGCTTATCTGACTCTTGCTGTTTTTGTAGTTTTTGTTTTTCAGATTCTCATCAGTTCCCTCTGGTTAATGAAATTTAAATATGGACCACTCGAGTGGATCTGGAGAGTTTTAACATACGGCCGCTTACTGAGTAACAAGAAAAAAAGGGAACTCTAA
- a CDS encoding DEAD/DEAH box helicase, which translates to MESTSFTDLGISAPILKAIEEMGFETSTKIQAAAIPAIMQGSDLAGQAQTGTGKTAAFAIPVLEKVDPESKNVQAIVMCPTRELAVQVTGEFIKLAKFIKGVYVTPVYGGQPISRQIKQIKSGTQIVVGTPGRVIDHLKRGTLKLDHLKMVILDEADEMLNMGFRDDIETILGYSSESEKRQTIMFSATMSKDIKRIMNRFFTDPEMIKVEGKAPAADGIEQYIVEARDSMRTEGICRLLDINDYKLALIFCNTKRKCDSLVGEMQSRGYSSDALHGDMSQNVRDKVMSKFRTGKIEVLIATDVAARGLDVDDVEVVFNYDVPQDPEYYVHRIGRTGRAGRKGVAYTFSSGRKSKNLRFIEKNLKINLKTIPLPSMEDVQNSVMDSFHNEIKQTLEAGGLRTYIEQIESLAGDQYTPIEVAAAILKQAQGKKLAQPKKSSSDTGSKPDRDQSNRKRPKKDKTDEPFYKPFTGGKTMRGRKKGKKR; encoded by the coding sequence TTGGAATCAACTTCATTTACTGATCTTGGCATCAGTGCACCTATTTTAAAAGCCATCGAAGAGATGGGTTTCGAAACTTCAACAAAAATTCAGGCTGCAGCTATACCTGCAATCATGCAGGGCAGCGATTTAGCCGGACAGGCGCAAACCGGAACCGGGAAAACCGCAGCATTTGCGATTCCGGTATTAGAAAAGGTCGATCCGGAATCGAAAAATGTACAGGCGATTGTGATGTGTCCGACTCGTGAACTTGCGGTCCAGGTAACCGGTGAGTTCATTAAACTCGCAAAGTTTATCAAGGGTGTGTATGTAACTCCTGTTTACGGCGGACAACCCATTTCTCGCCAAATCAAACAGATCAAATCGGGAACACAGATTGTTGTTGGAACTCCTGGCCGGGTGATTGATCACCTGAAACGGGGAACGCTGAAACTGGATCATCTGAAAATGGTGATTCTGGATGAAGCCGACGAAATGCTCAACATGGGTTTTCGGGATGATATCGAAACCATTCTCGGGTATTCATCGGAATCGGAGAAAAGACAGACAATTATGTTTTCCGCTACGATGTCCAAAGATATTAAACGGATTATGAACCGGTTCTTTACGGATCCCGAGATGATCAAGGTGGAGGGCAAAGCGCCTGCTGCCGACGGAATTGAGCAGTACATTGTTGAGGCCCGCGATTCGATGCGTACGGAAGGAATTTGCCGGCTGCTGGATATTAACGATTATAAACTGGCACTGATTTTCTGCAACACCAAACGAAAATGTGATTCTCTTGTAGGTGAAATGCAGTCAAGAGGTTACTCCAGTGATGCGCTGCACGGCGATATGAGTCAAAATGTTCGCGACAAAGTGATGAGCAAATTCAGAACCGGAAAAATTGAAGTTCTGATTGCCACTGATGTTGCCGCGCGCGGACTCGATGTGGATGATGTTGAGGTGGTGTTTAATTACGATGTTCCACAGGATCCTGAATATTACGTTCACCGGATTGGGCGAACTGGCCGTGCCGGTCGAAAAGGAGTAGCATATACATTCTCATCAGGCAGAAAAAGTAAAAACCTCAGGTTTATTGAAAAAAATCTGAAAATTAATCTGAAAACGATTCCTCTCCCGTCCATGGAAGATGTTCAGAACTCGGTGATGGACAGTTTTCACAATGAGATCAAACAGACATTGGAAGCGGGTGGACTTCGTACGTATATCGAACAGATTGAATCACTTGCAGGCGACCAGTATACACCTATCGAAGTGGCTGCTGCAATTTTGAAACAGGCTCAGGGAAAAAAATTAGCACAACCTAAAAAATCATCTTCAGATACAGGTTCAAAACCAGATCGGGATCAATCAAACCGTAAACGGCCTAAAAAAGATAAAACGGATGAACCGTTTTATAAACCGTTCACAGGTGGTAAAACAATGAGAGGCAGGAAAAAAGGGAAAAAGAGATAG
- a CDS encoding PAS domain S-box protein — translation MSEKRLPVPLKKQERAHTLSQYNLLDFLPEERFNRLTKIASALCGTPISMITMMDKNRHWIKSIRGLDIYESSFEDPFCHYTIMQDGIFEVENIETDKRFSVYPPFSTNFTIRFFAGKALIDPDGFALGTLCVMDHKPRKLTDQQKEALNDLADEVMDTILARKEKEELIKTNKFLQQSNEAAKVGGWELDLRNDRLEWTSVTKKIHEINEDFVPDAEFAVRFYKDEENRDIIRESVSRVIETGGQFSHDLQIITAQGNHKWVRVNGNAEFDEEGCKRVYGTFQDINEQKRSELALFEEKDKLENVLIGTHSGTYEWDVQPDHMYVNNRLAEMLGYKAEEINPLTKYTWIKMAHPEDLGEVEQALTKCLNREKDHYDCVFRMKHKDGHWVWIRDRGKVRSWSGDGKPLKMYGTYVDVSLRKNAEISLIESRDHFQSLITNVPGASYRCELFPDGTILESPLKFMSKQVEDITGYPSSDFINGEVRNFSDVIHPDDLDHVIENVQKAITGIEKDWEMEYRVIHKNGEVRWCSERGRSYRDQLSGVIYLTGLIFDITDRKKTDQALIEKQTLLETILESIDVGIASCDSSGKQTLLNRAARIWYGRSSDNLELDSFLIDFSLYQADGKTPLENHEIPLVQALNEGKSVRKEIVVKSEGKPSRTINTHGTQLRGPDGELFGAVTTMQDISDRKSGEIRIRQSEEQFRKTFEYAANGMAVLDLDGKWLKVNKQLGAILGYSQKELQGMNFRDVTHPDEIEKDNRLLQELIDGKREYYNVEKRYIHKNGDVRWVLTAVSALEDEESEKTRFISQYTNITSQKEAEQQLHETLKKLEGILEASTQVVIVSTDPDGVITSFNAGAENLLGYTADEMIGKETPLLYHLESEIEERSRELAKKVNHPVEGFDLFRVNKCNETHETHEWTLIKKNGDTFPVQLTATAIRNSRGDTIGHLGIATDISELKRSEEEMKQLLEMNQDQNQRLLNFAHIVSHNLRGHATNFSMITEILSFEEDPEEIKQLQSMLKTASDNLSETVENLNEIVKINTSTNHALKPVHIRKRLEKAIENNRAFISETSARIEIGDSIDENLSVQGVPAYIDSILMNLINNAIKYRRPDQDPVVKINSRTADDGNVVISVEDNGLGIDLNKHGDYLFSLYKTFHGNRDARGVGLYITKNQVDAMEGKIEVKSTIGKGTKFDVYLAKSRE, via the coding sequence ATGTCTGAAAAACGTCTGCCTGTTCCGCTGAAGAAGCAAGAGAGAGCACATACTTTATCGCAATACAATCTATTGGACTTCCTTCCGGAAGAAAGATTCAATCGTTTGACAAAAATCGCTTCTGCACTGTGCGGCACTCCTATTTCCATGATTACGATGATGGATAAAAACCGTCACTGGATTAAGTCAATCCGCGGGTTGGATATTTATGAATCGTCATTCGAAGATCCGTTTTGCCACTATACAATTATGCAGGATGGAATCTTTGAAGTTGAGAATATTGAGACGGATAAGCGATTTTCAGTTTACCCGCCTTTTTCAACGAATTTTACGATCAGGTTTTTTGCCGGTAAAGCATTGATAGATCCGGACGGATTCGCCCTGGGAACATTATGTGTGATGGATCACAAACCACGCAAACTTACTGATCAGCAAAAAGAAGCGCTGAACGATCTCGCCGATGAAGTGATGGATACAATTCTCGCCCGAAAAGAGAAGGAAGAGCTAATAAAAACCAATAAATTTCTCCAGCAAAGCAATGAGGCCGCTAAAGTTGGGGGTTGGGAACTGGATCTCCGAAATGACAGACTGGAATGGACTTCTGTAACAAAAAAGATTCATGAAATAAATGAAGATTTTGTACCGGATGCGGAGTTCGCTGTACGTTTTTATAAAGATGAAGAGAATCGCGATATAATTCGGGAGTCGGTTAGTCGCGTAATAGAAACAGGCGGACAGTTTTCGCATGATTTACAAATCATCACGGCACAGGGAAATCATAAATGGGTTCGCGTTAACGGTAATGCAGAATTTGATGAAGAAGGCTGCAAGCGGGTATATGGAACATTCCAGGATATAAACGAACAAAAACGGAGTGAACTGGCTCTGTTTGAAGAGAAAGATAAGCTCGAAAACGTTTTGATAGGAACTCACTCGGGAACGTACGAATGGGATGTGCAGCCAGATCATATGTATGTGAATAATCGTCTGGCCGAAATGCTCGGATACAAAGCTGAGGAGATCAATCCGCTCACAAAATATACCTGGATCAAAATGGCTCATCCGGAGGATCTGGGTGAAGTTGAGCAGGCCCTTACCAAATGTCTGAACCGGGAAAAAGACCATTACGATTGTGTGTTCCGGATGAAGCATAAAGATGGACACTGGGTTTGGATTCGCGATCGCGGAAAAGTGAGAAGCTGGTCCGGGGATGGGAAACCACTGAAAATGTATGGCACCTATGTAGATGTGTCGCTCAGAAAAAACGCGGAGATTTCATTGATCGAAAGCCGGGATCATTTCCAGTCTTTAATTACAAACGTACCGGGAGCTTCATACCGGTGCGAACTCTTCCCCGATGGTACCATTCTCGAATCTCCGCTTAAGTTCATGAGTAAACAGGTAGAGGATATTACAGGATATCCCTCATCGGATTTTATAAATGGCGAAGTAAGAAATTTTTCTGATGTCATCCATCCCGATGACCTTGATCATGTGATTGAAAATGTGCAAAAAGCGATCACCGGAATAGAAAAAGATTGGGAAATGGAGTATCGGGTGATCCATAAAAACGGTGAGGTAAGATGGTGCAGTGAACGCGGCCGATCATACCGGGATCAGCTGAGCGGTGTAATTTATCTCACAGGTCTGATTTTTGATATAACCGACCGCAAAAAAACAGACCAGGCGCTGATCGAGAAACAGACATTACTCGAAACCATTCTCGAATCGATTGATGTTGGGATTGCATCCTGCGACTCCAGTGGAAAACAGACACTCCTTAACCGGGCGGCACGTATTTGGTACGGTAGATCATCAGATAATCTTGAGCTGGACTCTTTCCTGATAGATTTTTCACTCTATCAGGCCGACGGGAAAACGCCGCTTGAAAATCATGAAATTCCGCTTGTACAAGCATTGAATGAGGGTAAGTCCGTACGAAAGGAGATTGTAGTAAAATCGGAAGGTAAACCGTCCCGGACAATCAACACACATGGCACGCAGCTAAGAGGTCCGGACGGAGAGCTTTTCGGGGCCGTAACCACGATGCAGGATATTTCCGATCGAAAATCTGGTGAAATTCGAATTCGCCAAAGTGAAGAGCAGTTCAGAAAAACATTTGAATATGCAGCAAACGGCATGGCTGTACTCGATCTTGACGGAAAATGGCTGAAAGTGAATAAGCAGCTTGGAGCAATTCTGGGCTATTCTCAGAAAGAACTTCAGGGTATGAACTTCCGTGATGTTACCCACCCCGATGAAATTGAAAAAGATAACCGCCTTCTTCAGGAACTGATTGACGGTAAGCGGGAATACTACAATGTAGAAAAACGGTATATCCACAAAAACGGAGATGTGCGTTGGGTGCTCACAGCTGTTTCAGCACTTGAAGATGAAGAGAGTGAAAAAACACGGTTTATTTCGCAGTATACTAATATCACGAGCCAGAAAGAGGCGGAACAACAGCTTCATGAAACCCTGAAAAAGCTGGAAGGAATACTGGAAGCGAGTACACAAGTTGTGATTGTAAGTACAGATCCCGATGGAGTCATCACCTCGTTCAATGCAGGAGCGGAAAATCTTCTCGGATACACCGCAGATGAAATGATAGGAAAAGAAACCCCGCTTCTCTATCATCTCGAAAGCGAGATAGAAGAACGAAGCAGGGAGCTTGCCAAAAAAGTAAATCACCCCGTTGAAGGGTTTGATCTGTTTCGTGTGAATAAATGCAACGAAACGCACGAAACCCATGAATGGACACTCATCAAAAAGAATGGCGATACATTTCCGGTCCAGCTCACCGCTACGGCTATAAGAAACAGCCGGGGTGATACCATTGGCCATTTAGGTATTGCTACAGATATTAGCGAACTGAAACGCTCTGAAGAAGAGATGAAACAGCTTTTGGAGATGAACCAGGATCAAAATCAGCGGCTGCTTAATTTTGCGCATATTGTGTCGCACAATCTCAGGGGGCATGCTACCAATTTCAGTATGATTACCGAAATTTTAAGCTTTGAAGAAGATCCCGAAGAGATAAAACAGTTACAGTCAATGCTGAAAACGGCATCGGACAACCTGAGTGAAACGGTAGAAAATCTGAACGAGATTGTAAAAATAAACACTTCTACCAACCATGCTCTGAAACCGGTACATATTAGAAAAAGGCTCGAAAAAGCGATTGAAAATAATCGCGCATTCATCTCAGAAACCTCTGCCCGCATTGAGATTGGTGATTCTATTGATGAAAATCTGAGTGTTCAAGGCGTACCGGCCTACATCGACAGTATTCTGATGAACCTGATCAATAATGCAATCAAATACAGGCGCCCGGATCAGGATCCTGTTGTAAAAATCAACAGCCGGACGGCAGATGATGGCAATGTTGTAATTTCAGTAGAAGATAACGGTCTGGGTATTGATCTGAATAAACATGGTGACTACCTCTTCTCACTCTACAAAACATTCCATGGAAATCGCGATGCCAGGGGTGTGGGCCTCTACATCACCAAAAACCAGGTAGATGCAATGGAAGGAAAAATTGAAGTAAAAAGCACAATAGGGAAAGGAACTAAATTTGACGTGTACCTGGCTAAGAGCAGGGAGTAG
- a CDS encoding DUF1684 domain-containing protein, with translation MKINTSRLSVLLFLAILLSACGSKEEDLGPAPVSDSYEQELQQWIDERIETLKEPTGWLRLAGMHILEEGENRFGSGSDQDIQFPDRTIAEHAGIFDLQNGQVTMEAADGVEITTDGEAVQQMTIYDGEDTPEIEHGSLVWHVIERQDLIAIRLYNKENEKADQFEGFDRFPADTEWHLKARFDENPEGTTISVTNVLGQTDEVSNPGALTFKKDGEYYTIEALDSASGRLFLIVGDETNRTETYQAGRFMYVDYPDESGHTIIDFNKIYNPPCAYNLYTTCQLPPASNRLDLEITAGELRPVDWEGL, from the coding sequence ATGAAAATAAATACCTCCCGCCTTTCGGTACTATTGTTTCTTGCTATCTTGTTATCTGCCTGTGGATCAAAGGAGGAAGATCTTGGCCCGGCGCCGGTATCAGACTCTTATGAGCAGGAATTGCAGCAATGGATTGATGAACGAATAGAAACCCTGAAAGAACCCACAGGTTGGCTTCGGCTTGCCGGAATGCATATTCTTGAGGAAGGCGAAAACCGGTTTGGAAGCGGGAGCGATCAGGATATTCAATTTCCCGATCGCACGATTGCCGAACACGCAGGTATCTTTGATCTGCAAAATGGTCAGGTCACGATGGAAGCGGCAGACGGTGTTGAAATCACAACCGATGGTGAAGCCGTTCAGCAGATGACAATTTATGATGGCGAGGATACTCCGGAGATTGAGCATGGTTCACTTGTGTGGCATGTGATCGAGCGCCAGGATTTGATTGCAATCCGCCTCTACAACAAAGAGAATGAAAAAGCTGATCAGTTTGAAGGATTTGACCGCTTTCCCGCCGATACCGAATGGCACCTGAAAGCGAGGTTTGATGAAAACCCCGAAGGAACCACAATATCTGTAACCAATGTTTTAGGACAGACCGATGAAGTTTCCAATCCCGGCGCGCTTACTTTCAAAAAAGATGGAGAGTACTACACTATTGAAGCACTCGACAGCGCAAGCGGACGCCTTTTTTTGATTGTAGGAGATGAAACCAATCGCACCGAAACCTACCAGGCTGGACGGTTTATGTATGTAGATTATCCGGATGAATCGGGGCATACAATTATTGATTTTAACAAAATCTACAACCCGCCGTGTGCGTATAACCTCTATACCACATGCCAGCTGCCACCCGCGTCAAACCGGCTCGACCTTGAAATTACGGCCGGCGAATTACGCCCGGTTGACTGGGAAGGATTATAG